A window of Fundulus heteroclitus isolate FHET01 chromosome 15, MU-UCD_Fhet_4.1, whole genome shotgun sequence contains these coding sequences:
- the tdrd15 gene encoding tudor domain-containing protein 15: protein MQSTLAPEHQKSQESGALTKHALWSVDLKLTHLDWSAEATLIHFQGQYPSICELDYHILQQELQSVPKTKAAVDVGDLCLVEDVTLDCWFRGRVQSRKEDLLDVFLIDYGKLLSVNVNRISSCSDDLFIPPPKIVSGFLANVLLFQNGSPSLVEEYFSSLVGKNVTGFIQAQLPYKVLLLEAPDINSDLVRHGLGRHVDRDTFFLLFSMLIGVPLKQKMEPVPDLLIEKSRGQQFCYKPSSWQVYQDILSYCGPKLSFGTRAKVRVTAAVNPELFYCQMANAAEELWQISKKLADIFEHKTKGRSQKMTGNMGVMCAAKGKDQRWHRGLLQFLPANSQVRVFFIDYGFFEMADIENVHSLPREFHSTQFMAFQCRLPSQADHERTQQLIFLKAGLLGAVLEVEITGYDEDNHLYTVTVLSDEDTHVVEPEPIQNLPSEPPADVKNLPPQDRYESYEAVRGDALRRTLEAEELQVGSAFVGYIEYAQDPNNFWIRTQKRNQEFEEMMVKIREHFSQMRLDEDVLVNPEVGAMCCAMYEEDMHFYRGVVTDVLERGAEILFVDYGNIGKVPHKLIKRIPKIFASTPPFAICCTLANVFPSDDFWPSATLQFFRKAVYGKALDVHLLQAKINTFVVDLFEAGGDNSITELLISSKLAEFIPLNKDVLGKPRQPQRSEANTSKTAEQGPDCKGEANLCRKEEKSQLVQVPVKSINPGFKARCFVTHIDSMSSFFLQMSDDESAILKMGEDLNSNVFKKSLKEASPWSINDVVLAEFEEDGDLYRSVVKNQEDGSRYTVEFLDYGNSAVVGKEKLHPLPEEFSSQPRFSIPCSLMNTSAYKDEASFTEAVMDTPLMVEFVSKYGIHWQVKVEVLDGESESDAMLSSTFVAQNEEESSSLLASTENGKDHLKEEVHHGNTSREAKSTVKNERLGPEPSAKRQVQTTRSLRQTRFTKKRRKKSQRPSASVTKDRLAQTIQDGDTETGTILSVQSNGSFYVRLTKNNNLLASMERYLTENITEYKTVSEEDVAQDLKCLVQAEGGRWQRAVIRRIHERRFEVFLVDHGVTEDVPGGPVPKQCAYLRKIPNLALLCKMNNLGLSEANAAQQCWEDMLKPLVGTEVKVIFVGFSKAEKVWLVEIVLSGPVLVGQIQTLLQQNGEKTLTAERQSESTPPFFFAPLQTDNAHSGCAAAVTTPSEFSVVLEDLLPTMIKVYAMLDDLPGVMPPLPQAHLVPGTCCLFRSESKNRWCRAEIVHADEEDDMVVLNLVDYGHQECVPYLDFSRLKQVPVELTNLPKMTYPCVLRGVKPAGADGQWSDEATVFFQHCLCQKNLQIFFRESGADSTWKVDVLVDGVHVAKMLVDAGHADYTDVILGLRYDVSSSCQQRQCMDADEEEGLTRTLETRQEL from the exons ATGCAGTCCACACTAGCTCCAGAACATCAGAA GTCACAAGAGTCTGGTGCACTGACCAAACATGCCCTTTGGTCAGTGGATCTCAAACTGACTCATTTGGACTGGAGCGCCGAAGCCACCCTGATACACTTCCAGGGACAGTACCCTTCCATATGTGAACTGGACTACCACATTTTACAGCAAGAACTCCAGAGTGTGCCAAAGACTAAAGCTGCGGTGGACGTCGGTGATTTATGCCTGGTTGAGGACGTGACTTTAGATTGCTGGTTCCGAGGAAGAGTTCAAAGCCGAAAGGAGGACTTGCTTGACGTTTTCCTCATAGATTACGGAAAGCTCCTGAGCGTCAACGTTAATCGCATATCTTCCTGTTCGGATGACTTGTTTATCCCGCCTCCAAAAATAGTCAGTGGGTTTCTCGCAAATGTGCTGCTTTTCCAGAACGGCTCTCCCTCCTTGGTCGAGGAGTATTTCTCAAGCCTGGTCGGCAAAAACGTCACAGGTTTCATCCAGGCACAGCTCCCCTACAAAGTCCTCCTGTTGGAAGCGCCGGACATCAACTCTGACCTTGTTCGACACGGCCTTGGGAGGCACGTGGACAGAGATACATTCTTCCTCTTGTTTAGCATGCTTATAGGCGTGCCACTCAAACAGAAGATGGAGCCAGTTCCTGACCTGCTCATTGAAAAATCAAGAGGACAACAGTTTTGCTACAAACCATCCAGCTGGCAGGTATATCAGGACATTTTGTCGTACTGTGGGCCTAAATTAAGTTTCGGGACACGCGCTAAAGTGCGAGTAACCGCCGCCGTCAACCCCGAGCTGTTTTACTGTCAGATGGCTAACGCAGCCGAAGAGCTCTGGCAAATTTCCAAGAAGTTGGCTGACATTTTCGAGCACAAAACCAAAGGACGCAGTCAGAAAATGACGGGTAACATGGGTGTTATGTGTGCAGCTAAAGGAAAAGATCAGAGATGGCACAGAGGCTTGTTGCAGTTTCTGCCAGCCAACTCTCAGGTGAGAGTTTTCTTCATCGACTACGGCTTCTTTGAGATGGCAGACATCGAGAACGTCCACAGCTTGCCGCGTGAATTTCACTCAACACAGTTCATGGCGTTCCAGTGCAGGCTCCCCTCACAAGCTGATCACGAAAGAACCCAACAGCTCATTTTCCTCAAGGCGGGCCTGCTCGGAGCAGTTCTGGAGGTGGAGATCACTGGTTATGATGAAGATAATCATTTGTACACCGTCACGGTGCTAAGCGACGAAGACACACACGTGGTAGAGCCAGAGCCTATCCAGAATCTTCCCTCTGAGCCACCTGCAGATGTTAAGAACCTGCCGCCTCAGGACCGATATGAGAGCTACGAGGCCGTCCGAGGCGACGCGTTACGCAGAACCCTGGAAGCAGAGGAACTGCAGGTCGGCTCTGCCTTTGTGGGCTATATCGAGTATGCTCAGGATCCAAACAACTTCTGGATCAGAACCCAGAAACGCAATCAGGAGTTTGAGGAGATGATGGTCAAAATAAGAGAGCACTTCAGTCAGATGAGGCTGGATGAAGACGTACTGGTGAATCCAGAGGTGGGGGCAATGTGCTGTGCAATGTACGAGGAGGACATGCATTTCTACCGGGGTGTGGTGACAGACGTCCTCGAGCGTGGAGCCGAGATCCTTTTTGTTGACTATGGGAACATTGGAAAAGTGCCGCACAAGTTGATAAAGCGAATACCCAAGATCTTTGCCAGCACACCCCCGTTTGCCATCTGTTGCACACTTGCTAACGTTTTTCCTTCGGATGACTTCTGGCCCAGCGCGACACTTCAGTTCTTCAGAAAAGCTGTGTATGGCAAAGCCTTGGACGTCCACCTACTCcaggccaaaataaacacatttgttgttGACTTGTTTGAGGCGGGCGGCGACAACAGCATCACTGAGCTCTTGATCTCTTCCAAACTGGCTGAATTCATTCCCCTAAACAAAGATGTTTTGGGGAAACCAAGGCAGCCACAGCGTTCTGAAGCAAACACGAGTAAAACAGCAGAGCAGGGGCCGGATTGCAAAGGGGAAGCGAACCTGTGCAGAAAGGAAGAGAAGTCCCAGCTGGTGCAGGTCCCAGTTAAAAGCATAAATCCTGGCTTCAAGGCAAGATGTTTCGTGACCCACATCGACTCCATGAGCAGCTTTTTCCTCCAGATGTCCGACGATGAATCAGCCATCCTGAAAATGGGCGAAGATCTCAACTCAAACGTCTTCAAGAAATCCTTGAAGGAGGCCTCGCCCTGGAGCATCAACGATGTGGTTTTGGCCGAGTTCGAGGAGGACGGGGATCTGTATCGTTCAGTCGTGAAGAACCAGGAAGACGGCTCCAGGTACACGGTGGAGTTTCTGGACTACGGAAACTCGGCAGTTGTAGGAAAAGAAAAGCTACACCCTCTACCAGAGGAGTTCTCGTCCCAGCCGAGATTCAGCATACCATGTTCGTTGATGAACACGAGCGCATATAAAGATGAAGCTTCTTTCACTGAAGCTGTGATGGACACGCCCCTCATGGTTGAGTTCGTTTCCAAGTATGGGATTCATTGGCAAGTCAAGGTTGAGGTTCTTGACGGAGAATCTGAAAGTGATGCAATGCTTAGCAGTACATTTGTAGCACAAAATGAAGAAGAGTCTTCCTCACTCCTAGCGTCCACTGAGAACGGCAAGGACCACCTCAAAGAAGAAGTCCACCACGGCAACACGTCCAGAGAAGCAAAATCCACCGTAAAAAACGAGCGCTTGGGGCCAGAACCATCAGCCAAAAGGCAGGTCCAAACCACCAGGTCGCTGAGGCAAACTCGCTTCACCAAAAAGAGACGCAAGAAGTCCCAAAGACCATCTGCTTCGGTCACAAAGGATCGTCTGGCTCAAACCATTCAGGACGgagacacagaaacaggaacaATCCTGTCAGTCCAGAGTAACGGCAGCTTTTACGTCAGACTcactaaaaacaacaacctgctGGCGTCAATGGAACGATATTTAACAGAGAACATAACGGAGTACAAGACCGTGTCTGAGGAGGATGTCGCACAAGACCTGAAATGCTTGGTCCAGGCTGAAGGCGGCAGGTGGCAGAGAGCCGTCATCCGGCGGATTCACGAGAGACGCTTTGAGGTCTTCCTCGTGGATCACGGAGTCACAGAAGACGTTCCAGGAGGGCCCGTCCCAAAGCAGTGTGCCTACTTGAGGAAGATCCCAAACTTGGCTCTGCTGTGCAAGATGAACAACCTTGGTCTCAGCGAGGCAAATGCAGCTCAGCAGTGCTGGGAAGACATGCTCAAACCATTAGTAGGCACCGAGGTCAAGGTGATATTTGTGGGTTTCTCTAAAGCTGAGAAGGTTTGGCTGGTGGAAATAGTCCTGAGTGGACCGGTGCTGGTGGGTCAAATCCAGACCTTGCTGCAGCAGAATGGAGAGAAGACTTTAACAGCTGAACGCCAAAGTGAGAGCACTCCTCCGTTTTTCTTCGCTCCTCTTCAGACGGATAACGCACACTCTGGCTGTGCCGCTGCGGTCACCACTCCCTCTGAATTCTCTGTCGTCCTTGAAGATCTGCTCCCTACCATGATCAAAGTCTACGCCATGTTGGACGACCTGCCTGGCGTTATGCCTCCTCTTCCCCAGGCCCACCTGGTCCCGGGCACCTGCTGCCTGTTCAGGTCCGAATCCAAGAACAGGTGGTGCAGGGCTGAGATCGTACACGCTGACGAAGAGGACGACATGGTCGTCCTGAACCTGGTGGATTATGGACATCAGGAGTGCGTACCGTACCTTGACTTCTCCCGGCTGAAGCAGGTTCCTGTGGAGCTCACGAACCTCCCGAAGATGACCTACCCCTGCGTCCTGAGAGGGGTGAAGCCGGCTGGTGCGGACGGACAGTGGAGCGACGAGGCTACAGTCTTCTTCCAGCACTGTTTGTGCCAGAAGAACCTGCAGATCTTCTTCAGGGAGTCTGGCGCCGACTCCACCTGGAAAGTGGACGTTCTTGTTGACGGAGTCCATGTTGCCAAGATGCTGGTGGATGCTGGACATGCCGACTATACGGACGTCATCCTTGGACTCAG GTATGACGTGTCGAGTTCCTGTCAACAACGTCAATGTATGGAcgctgatgaagaggag GGTTTAACTCGCACACTGGAAACTCGACAGGAGTTGTAG